Within bacterium, the genomic segment TTCATATCTATCAAGCTTTTTTGTATCTGCATCCTTAATTGTATAAAGGACACCCTCGACATTACTCCCTTCATCCTTTTCTATATTTGCATATCCCTCTTCGGGACTCCTAAAAGCAATTTTATTGAATTTTAACTTCCATCCTCTCAAGGTTGCATGTTCCTGTCTCGAGAAATCAATCCTTCTTTCTTTTTTCATACGACAGGGATTCATGTTTGAACCATAAGCAAAGTACTTCATATCTTTTCATCTTAACTATATAAGCAAATTGTCTAACTTGTTAGGGTAGCCTTTATTAAACTTGACCAAAAAACATCCCTTTGGCGGTGTCTGTTCGAAAAAAATCGAACTTTTTTGAATAAAATCCAGAAAATTTTGCGGATTGAATCCCACCCAGCGTTTCCGCCCAGCCGACCAAATGGCTGAGCAAAATAGAAAAAACGCGGAAACGCTCCCACCCCAACCGCGCCTGCGGCGCGGAGTTCGCAAAAGGGCAAAAATTCCTTCCCCCAGACCCCCTTCCTTTTTGCCCTTTTGCTTATTCGCTCGCTTCGCGAGCGCGGCGGCGGGGATTTTATGAA encodes:
- a CDS encoding gamma-glutamylcyclotransferase, which codes for MKYFAYGSNMNPCRMKKERRIDFSRQEHATLRGWKLKFNKIAFRSPEEGYANIEKDEGSNVEGVLYTIKDADTKKLDRYEGYPDHYDRRKVKVELDSGEEVKAVTYIAKPNKVEDGLKPSKSYLDHLLKGCNLLSREYCKRLKKWKTLD